Part of the Benincasa hispida cultivar B227 chromosome 11, ASM972705v1, whole genome shotgun sequence genome, CTCAGTGGACGTCTAGTTCGAGAACGCATCGGTCCAGCCATATTGAGTGCAGTTCAAAGTCAGGTAGCTTTGCAATGCCATTGATTGTGGTTGGTGTATTGTATTGTTCTAGCTTCATGTAAAATTATGGAACTTATGTTTGGTTTTGATGTGAATTAGATGGGTGCTACAGAGACAAGCTTTGATGACATCCCGAACATCTTCGACACCAGTAGTGCGAAAGGATTGCCTGGGGACTCGGTTGAGAAAATTCCCAAAATCGTTGTATCTAAGAACAATAGCGTAGATGCTTATGGCGAGAAAGTCTGTTGTTCTGTTTGCCTTCAGGTTAGGCTCTAACTTTTCGATCTTTATATCGATCGTTCTTGTATGAACACGGTCGAAATGGCTGCTTAATCGTATTTTTGGCTCTGATTTTCCCAGGACTTTCAGCTTGGAGAGACTGTAAGAAGCTTACCATATTGCCATCACATGTTCCATTTGCCCTGCATTGATAAATGGCTTCTTACTCATGGCTCTTGCCCTTTATGCAGAAGGGATCTGTAATATTTTTCCACTCACCACTGTCTTAACTTTGCCCTtgtaaattaagaaaaaaaaaaaaacagagaaaattTCCTTATTTTTTGCTTAAACTTGAGTCAGATCATTGCTTCAGTAGTTCGAACAGGGGCATTCAGAACATACTGTGACGATGGATCATCACCGATGTATAAAAATTTTGAGTTATTATAGGCTTTATATTGCTCTTGTGAATAAAATTATATTCCTCCTTTTCTTACTCATTGATCGATCGATTATGCTATAAAAAAACTGTTCGACATTATCATGAGTATTGGTTGCTTCTGTTGTCATCTAAAGATATTTGTGAAGTTTGCTTAGCTTAAAGACTTGaataatttctttcctttttgaaCAACTTTTTAGATTCAGCCATTGATTTGTTTAAACTTGTAGTTTCAGTCACCATTCTCTGTCTTACAGGTGGGATTCTCTGATAGGTTACTATATGTTTCTTGTGAGACAACAGTTAAAgatcttaattttaaaacacaaaattaGACAGGAGGGACAGCCCAGATGGACTAATGGCAGCCCTTCATTAGGGTGCTTTGTC contains:
- the LOC120090007 gene encoding NEP1-interacting protein 2-like, translating into MDFIANPFRFSSSSSPSFGNLFERVREICCYAVSAILGNILSAIFTFFFALVGTLLGAMTGALIGQETESGFVRGAAVGAISGAVFSIEVFESSLVLWQSDESGIGCLLYLIDVIASLLSGRLVRERIGPAILSAVQSQMGATETSFDDIPNIFDTSSAKGLPGDSVEKIPKIVVSKNNSVDAYGEKVCCSVCLQDFQLGETVRSLPYCHHMFHLPCIDKWLLTHGSCPLCRRDL